In Archangium violaceum, the following are encoded in one genomic region:
- a CDS encoding glycosyltransferase — protein sequence MRILQVIHGYPMRFNAGSEVYTQALSQGLADRHEVHVFTRYEDPFVPDYSMRQERDPDDPRIELHLVNMPNSRDRYRHEGVDHRFAELLDARRPHVVHVGHLNHLSTSLIEQAASRSIPIVFTLHDYWLMCPRGQFMQMHPEDPGNLWAACSGQEDRKCAERCYARYFSGAPEEREQDVTQWADWVHRRMTHVRRMAERVDLFIAPSRYLLERFRDGFGLPASKLRYLDYGFDLGRLTGRRRQPEQDFVFGYIGTHIPAKGIHHLLEAFGQVRGRAKLRIYGRHRGADTEALRALARTLPGDAATRVEWLPEYRNADIVRDVFNHVDAIVVPSVWAENSPLVIHEALQSRVPVITADAGGMREYVQDEHNGLLFEHRSPAALARALQRLVDEPALAPRLGARGYLQSESGDVVDMKDHVHDVEALYARVIREKRAARKPSKPGPWRITFDTNPDDCNLRCIMCEEHSPYSDRQQVRRAAGKPQRRMPIELLRRVLEDSRDTPLREIIPSTMGEPLIYEHFDDIIDQCMAHGLLMNLTTNGTFPRRGAREWARRLVPILSDVKISWNGATKGTQEAIMPGTRWERVLENLRTFIAERDAHARTGGHRCRVTLQLTFLESNVAELADIVRLAASLGVDRVKGHHLWAHFEQLQPLSMRRTPEAISRWNAAVREARRAVEENPLPDGRRVLLENILELDAGAVEDLAPGARCPFLGKEAWVSAEGRFDPCCAPDAQRRTLGELGNLLQVGIQEVWNSEAYGRLRETYLEHPLCRSCNMRQPVEVAK from the coding sequence ATGCGCATCCTACAGGTGATTCACGGCTACCCGATGCGGTTCAACGCCGGCTCGGAGGTCTACACCCAGGCCCTGTCTCAGGGACTCGCCGATCGCCATGAGGTCCACGTCTTCACGCGCTACGAGGACCCGTTCGTCCCGGACTACTCGATGCGCCAGGAGCGGGATCCGGATGACCCGCGCATCGAGCTGCACCTCGTCAACATGCCCAACAGCCGGGACCGCTACCGGCACGAGGGCGTGGACCACCGCTTCGCCGAGCTGCTCGACGCGCGCCGCCCCCACGTCGTCCACGTGGGGCACTTGAACCACCTGTCGACTTCACTCATCGAACAGGCGGCATCCCGGAGCATCCCCATCGTCTTCACCCTGCACGACTACTGGCTGATGTGCCCGCGCGGCCAGTTCATGCAGATGCACCCGGAGGACCCAGGCAATCTCTGGGCTGCCTGTAGCGGACAGGAGGACCGTAAGTGCGCCGAGCGCTGCTACGCGCGCTACTTCTCGGGCGCCCCCGAGGAGCGCGAGCAGGATGTGACCCAGTGGGCGGACTGGGTGCACCGGCGGATGACGCACGTGCGGCGCATGGCGGAGCGGGTAGACCTGTTCATCGCGCCCTCGCGCTACCTGCTCGAACGGTTCCGCGATGGCTTCGGCCTGCCCGCCTCCAAGCTGCGCTACCTGGACTATGGCTTCGACCTCGGGCGACTCACCGGCCGGCGGCGGCAGCCGGAGCAGGACTTCGTCTTCGGGTACATCGGCACGCACATCCCGGCCAAGGGCATCCACCATCTCCTCGAGGCATTCGGCCAGGTACGGGGACGGGCGAAGCTGCGCATCTACGGCCGGCACCGTGGAGCGGACACGGAGGCACTCCGGGCCCTGGCTCGCACACTGCCGGGCGATGCCGCCACACGCGTCGAGTGGCTGCCCGAGTACCGCAACGCGGACATCGTGCGGGACGTGTTCAATCACGTGGATGCCATCGTGGTGCCCTCCGTCTGGGCGGAGAACTCGCCGCTCGTCATCCACGAGGCCCTCCAGTCCCGCGTCCCCGTCATCACCGCCGACGCGGGTGGGATGCGCGAGTACGTCCAGGACGAGCACAACGGCCTGCTCTTCGAGCACCGGAGCCCGGCGGCCCTCGCGCGAGCCCTGCAACGGTTGGTGGACGAGCCGGCGCTGGCGCCACGCCTGGGCGCTCGAGGCTACCTCCAGTCGGAGAGCGGCGACGTGGTGGACATGAAGGACCATGTCCACGACGTGGAGGCGCTCTACGCACGGGTCATCCGGGAGAAGCGCGCCGCGAGGAAGCCCTCGAAGCCGGGACCCTGGCGCATCACGTTCGACACCAACCCGGATGACTGCAACCTGCGCTGCATCATGTGCGAGGAGCACTCGCCCTACAGCGACAGGCAGCAGGTGCGCAGAGCGGCCGGGAAGCCGCAGCGGCGCATGCCCATCGAGCTGTTGCGCCGGGTGCTGGAGGACTCGCGGGACACGCCGCTGCGGGAGATCATCCCCTCCACGATGGGCGAGCCGCTCATCTACGAGCACTTCGACGACATCATCGACCAGTGCATGGCGCACGGGCTGCTGATGAACCTGACCACGAATGGCACCTTCCCCCGGAGGGGAGCGCGCGAATGGGCACGGCGGCTGGTGCCCATCCTGTCGGACGTGAAGATCTCCTGGAACGGAGCGACGAAGGGGACGCAGGAAGCCATCATGCCCGGCACGCGCTGGGAGCGGGTGCTGGAGAACCTGCGCACCTTCATCGCCGAGCGCGACGCGCACGCACGGACGGGCGGACACCGGTGCCGGGTGACGCTGCAGCTCACCTTCCTGGAGAGCAACGTAGCCGAGCTGGCGGACATCGTCCGGCTGGCGGCGAGCCTCGGAGTGGACCGGGTGAAGGGGCACCACCTGTGGGCGCACTTCGAGCAGCTCCAACCGCTGTCGATGCGGCGTACTCCCGAGGCCATCTCGCGGTGGAACGCGGCGGTGCGCGAGGCCCGCCGGGCCGTGGAGGAGAACCCGCTGCCGGACGGACGCCGGGTGCTGCTGGAGAACATCCTCGAGTTGGATGCGGGCGCGGTGGAGGACCTGGCACCGGGAGCGCGGTGCCCGTTCCTGGGGAAGGAGGCCTGGGTGAGCGCGGAGGGACGCTTCGACCCGTGCTGCGCGCCGGATGCGCAGCGGCGCACCCTCGGCGAGCTCGGCAACCTGCTCCAGGTGGGCATCCAGGAGGTGTGGAACAGCGAGGCCTACGGGCGGTTGCGCGAGACCTACCTGGAGCACCCGCTGTGCCGAAGCTGCAACATGCGCCAGCCGGTGGAGGTGGCGAAATGA
- the agmC gene encoding adventurous gliding motility protein AgmC: MSPATSRRFVPVNPRGVLLGLLSVGLALLPGGALAEKDVFGLGNGQQGSLQVRDSGDVINASTALTADAPAGTTRLRVENATPFDEGELVLVLQVGETVSLEQARVDAFDLEGSRVGRWELARLEDVSTGVLRLSAPLVNDFTLPSQVVLVPEYTDVRISSSGSLRAPPWNGRSGGVLAFLATGTVFNQGSLDVEGLGFRGGAAEAGVAESLYDCTEQDGPATRGGGARKGEGFASRLYDALSHGYARFANGGGGGNCHDAGGGGGGHVGRGGQGGRSSQESPERDVGGRGGMALRYSRSVERLLFGGGGGAGIEGSAGGAGGGIVFVRAREIQGPRPRGIITANGLAALAATASQGGGGGGGAGGTVHVRVAEGLGCTVLSAKGGAGADGTASPGGGGGGGLVLVQAAGGVPSECTASASAGLSGDTPEGPRGAEPTVAGAPDFEGRVEVIAQAFAAPAVPTWVSPGNGEAGVSSLPQLEGRTAPGATVQVFLDGSPVGAPVVADASGGFVFVPPEALAEGAHEAQARAEQFGMRSALSAPLGFSVGGLLNLRVGFGCGVASGGGAWGLGLAVLAWLLGRARHSRA; the protein is encoded by the coding sequence GTGTCGCCTGCCACCTCGCGTCGCTTCGTCCCGGTGAATCCACGGGGAGTCCTGCTCGGGCTCCTGTCCGTGGGACTCGCGCTGCTGCCGGGAGGGGCCCTCGCCGAGAAGGATGTCTTCGGCCTGGGCAATGGCCAGCAGGGCTCGCTGCAGGTGAGGGACTCGGGGGACGTCATCAATGCCTCCACGGCGCTCACCGCCGACGCGCCGGCGGGCACCACCAGGCTGCGCGTGGAGAACGCAACGCCCTTCGACGAGGGCGAGCTGGTGCTCGTGCTGCAGGTGGGGGAGACGGTGTCGCTCGAGCAGGCGCGCGTGGACGCGTTCGACCTGGAGGGCTCGCGCGTGGGCCGCTGGGAGCTGGCGCGCCTGGAGGACGTCTCGACCGGAGTGCTGCGCCTCTCCGCGCCGCTCGTGAATGACTTCACCCTTCCGTCCCAGGTGGTGCTCGTGCCCGAGTACACGGACGTGCGCATCTCGAGCAGTGGCTCGCTGCGGGCTCCGCCGTGGAATGGGCGCAGCGGCGGAGTCCTGGCCTTCCTCGCCACCGGTACCGTCTTCAACCAGGGCTCGCTGGACGTCGAGGGCCTGGGCTTCCGCGGGGGTGCGGCCGAGGCGGGCGTGGCCGAGTCCCTCTACGACTGCACGGAGCAGGACGGGCCGGCGACGAGGGGCGGCGGTGCGCGCAAGGGCGAGGGCTTCGCCAGCAGGCTCTATGATGCGCTCTCGCACGGGTACGCCCGGTTCGCCAACGGAGGAGGCGGCGGCAATTGCCACGACGCGGGCGGAGGCGGGGGAGGTCACGTCGGGAGGGGAGGGCAGGGCGGCCGTTCCTCGCAGGAGTCACCGGAGCGCGACGTAGGGGGCCGCGGTGGCATGGCGCTGCGCTACTCGCGCTCCGTGGAGCGCCTGCTGTTCGGCGGCGGTGGTGGCGCGGGAATCGAGGGCTCGGCGGGAGGCGCGGGGGGCGGCATCGTCTTCGTGCGTGCCCGTGAAATCCAGGGCCCTCGCCCTCGCGGCATCATCACCGCCAATGGCCTGGCCGCGCTCGCGGCCACGGCATCGCAGGGGGGCGGAGGTGGCGGCGGCGCGGGTGGCACGGTGCACGTGCGTGTCGCGGAGGGGCTCGGTTGCACGGTGCTCTCGGCGAAGGGCGGCGCGGGCGCGGACGGCACTGCCTCTCCGGGTGGAGGTGGGGGAGGGGGGCTCGTGCTCGTCCAGGCCGCGGGCGGTGTGCCCTCGGAATGCACCGCCTCCGCGAGCGCGGGGCTCTCGGGTGACACGCCCGAGGGCCCCCGGGGCGCCGAGCCCACCGTCGCGGGCGCGCCCGACTTCGAGGGACGCGTGGAGGTCATCGCCCAGGCCTTCGCCGCGCCTGCCGTGCCCACCTGGGTCTCTCCCGGCAACGGAGAGGCCGGCGTCTCTTCGTTGCCCCAGCTCGAGGGCAGGACGGCGCCCGGCGCCACCGTGCAGGTGTTCCTCGATGGCTCCCCCGTCGGTGCTCCCGTGGTGGCGGATGCTTCCGGAGGGTTCGTCTTCGTTCCTCCCGAGGCGCTCGCGGAGGGCGCCCACGAGGCCCAGGCCCGGGCCGAGCAGTTCGGCATGAGGAGCGCCCTCTCGGCTCCGCTTGGCTTCTCCGTGGGAGGCCTGCTCAACCTGCGGGTGGGCTTCGGGTGTGGCGTGGCCTCGGGCGGCGGCGCGTGGGGACTCGGGCTCGCCGTGCTGGCATGGCTGTTGGGACGTGCGCGACACTCCCGAGCATGA
- a CDS encoding DUF2378 family protein, with translation MPERFVYEHTFEGLFVRGLAGRLSPNVKERLREIGLDLDRKLLPAYSVETWTRSVAIAIEALYPGEPEAVAYRLLGERMLAGYQETFTGRAAFQVLRLLGPRRLVERTQQSFRSGNNYTEVRVTDVAPNVVDLWVNEVGPARYIVQGAILAALRALLPGDEGVRVDVLGFTDKGITLRVSWTG, from the coding sequence ATGCCGGAGCGGTTCGTCTACGAACATACCTTCGAGGGACTCTTCGTGCGGGGGCTCGCGGGGCGCCTCTCGCCGAATGTGAAGGAGCGCCTGCGGGAGATCGGGCTGGACCTGGACCGCAAGCTGCTGCCGGCCTACTCCGTCGAGACCTGGACCCGAAGCGTGGCCATCGCCATCGAGGCGCTGTACCCCGGCGAGCCGGAGGCGGTGGCCTACCGGCTGCTGGGCGAGCGGATGCTGGCCGGGTACCAGGAGACCTTCACGGGCCGGGCGGCGTTCCAGGTGCTCCGGCTGCTGGGCCCACGCCGGTTGGTGGAGCGCACCCAGCAGAGCTTCCGCTCCGGCAACAACTACACCGAGGTCCGCGTCACGGATGTGGCGCCCAACGTGGTGGACCTCTGGGTGAACGAGGTGGGGCCGGCCCGGTACATCGTCCAGGGCGCCATCCTCGCGGCGCTGCGTGCCCTGCTGCCCGGGGACGAGGGCGTGCGCGTGGACGTGCTCGGTTTCACGGACAAGGGCATCACCCTGCGCGTGTCCTGGACGGGGTAG
- a CDS encoding SDR family oxidoreductase has protein sequence MIVVTAATGHLGRLVIDQLLQKVPASQVIAAVRSPEKARDLAARGVQVRKADYNQPATLEAAFQGAEKLLLISSSEVGQRVRQHQAAVDAAKKAGVRLIAYTSILHADTSGISLAPEHLQTEAAIRASGLPFVLLRNGWYIENYTGNLAPALQHGALMGAARNGRIAAATRADFAAAAVAVLTTPGHEGKVYELAGDQPFTMAELAAEVSRQAGKPVTYKDLPADQYIGALEGVGLPAPVARMLASADQGIARGELDDQSGDLRRLIGRPTTPLAQAVAASLKR, from the coding sequence ATGATCGTCGTCACCGCAGCCACCGGACACCTGGGCCGGCTCGTCATCGACCAGCTGCTCCAGAAGGTCCCCGCCAGTCAGGTCATCGCCGCCGTGAGGAGCCCCGAGAAGGCCAGGGACCTCGCCGCCCGCGGCGTCCAGGTCCGCAAGGCCGACTACAACCAGCCCGCGACGCTCGAGGCCGCCTTCCAGGGCGCCGAGAAGCTGCTCCTCATCTCCTCGAGCGAGGTGGGCCAGCGCGTTCGCCAGCACCAGGCCGCGGTCGACGCGGCGAAGAAGGCGGGTGTGCGGCTCATTGCCTACACCAGCATCCTCCACGCGGACACCTCCGGCATCTCGCTGGCGCCCGAGCACCTCCAGACCGAGGCGGCCATCCGCGCCTCGGGCCTGCCGTTCGTCCTGCTGCGCAACGGCTGGTACATCGAGAACTACACCGGGAACCTGGCTCCCGCGCTCCAGCACGGAGCGCTGATGGGCGCCGCCAGGAACGGGCGCATCGCGGCGGCCACCCGCGCCGACTTCGCCGCCGCCGCCGTGGCGGTCCTCACCACCCCGGGTCACGAGGGCAAGGTGTACGAGCTCGCGGGCGACCAGCCCTTCACCATGGCGGAGCTCGCCGCCGAGGTCTCCCGCCAGGCCGGCAAGCCCGTGACCTACAAGGACCTGCCCGCCGACCAGTACATCGGCGCGCTCGAGGGGGTGGGGCTGCCCGCCCCCGTCGCCAGGATGCTCGCGAGCGCTGACCAGGGTATCGCCCGCGGTGAGCTCGACGATCAGAGCGGAGATCTGCGCCGCCTCATCGGACGCCCCACCACGCCGCTCGCGCAGGCGGTCGCGGCCAGCCTGAAGCGCTGA
- a CDS encoding winged helix-turn-helix transcriptional regulator, giving the protein MAITRRTGRLAQELSKRAREQRGELFAPACPSRGVLEHVTSRWGVLVLVALLEGTHRFSELRRKVGGVSEKMLAQTLQALEADGFVRREVFPVIPPHVEYSLTPLGQEVAERVEGLADWIEENLGRVLAARAERQARREKD; this is encoded by the coding sequence ATGGCGATCACGAGACGGACAGGGCGGCTGGCGCAGGAGCTCAGCAAGCGGGCGAGGGAGCAACGCGGGGAGCTGTTCGCGCCGGCATGCCCGTCGCGCGGGGTGCTGGAGCACGTGACGAGCCGCTGGGGCGTGCTGGTGCTGGTGGCGCTGCTCGAGGGCACGCACCGCTTCAGCGAGCTGCGGCGGAAGGTCGGCGGGGTGAGCGAGAAGATGCTCGCCCAGACGCTGCAGGCGCTCGAGGCGGACGGCTTCGTGCGGCGCGAGGTGTTCCCGGTCATCCCCCCACACGTCGAGTACAGCCTCACGCCGCTGGGACAGGAGGTGGCCGAGCGTGTGGAGGGGCTCGCCGACTGGATCGAAGAGAACCTGGGCCGCGTCCTGGCCGCACGCGCCGAGCGGCAGGCCCGGCGCGAGAAGGACTAG
- a CDS encoding endonuclease/exonuclease/phosphatase family protein: protein MRRLLPLLVLLAGCEWVANPMNFTREEVPRFKAQADHPAPVVNPTSLKVMAWNVKYGACRIDFWFDFWGDRVQMSSTEVTDCLTKVAALIREYDPDILMTEEIEVDSKRSAYIDMVSFLLENTNLRYAAYMSTWDSRYVPSEGVGRMNLGNAIFSRYPITKAESIRQVDRTDQDVVTGTFYIKRVIGRAEVDVGNGRTIAAYVVHTEAYDQDGTKQKHIQQIHDVLRAETLPWVIGGDFNELPPVCDERAAAGAPEACDGKLRLSSFLDERESSKGTEFEQPPYTPSVMKPFYEDFEPFIPLARYGVGEANQRPYFTHSMLGPDAVNDQGVPGFWNRTLDYLFIRKGETWTDTDVIQEPGRLGVQSNALRLSDHAPVAGTWRLP, encoded by the coding sequence ATGAGACGATTACTCCCACTGCTCGTACTCCTGGCCGGCTGCGAATGGGTGGCCAACCCCATGAACTTCACCCGGGAGGAGGTCCCGCGATTCAAGGCACAAGCGGACCACCCCGCGCCCGTGGTGAACCCCACGTCCCTCAAGGTGATGGCGTGGAACGTGAAGTACGGTGCCTGCCGCATCGACTTCTGGTTCGACTTCTGGGGAGACCGCGTCCAGATGTCCTCCACCGAGGTGACGGACTGCCTCACCAAGGTGGCGGCGCTCATCCGCGAGTATGACCCGGACATCCTCATGACGGAGGAGATCGAGGTCGACTCCAAGCGCAGCGCCTACATCGACATGGTGAGCTTCCTGCTGGAGAACACGAACCTCCGTTACGCGGCGTACATGTCCACCTGGGACTCGCGCTACGTACCGTCCGAGGGCGTGGGCCGCATGAACCTGGGCAACGCCATCTTCTCGCGCTACCCCATCACCAAGGCCGAGAGCATCCGCCAGGTCGACCGCACGGACCAGGACGTGGTGACGGGGACCTTCTACATCAAGCGCGTCATCGGCCGGGCCGAGGTGGACGTGGGCAACGGACGCACCATCGCCGCGTACGTGGTGCACACCGAGGCGTACGACCAGGACGGCACCAAGCAGAAGCACATCCAGCAGATCCACGACGTGCTGCGCGCGGAGACGCTCCCATGGGTCATCGGAGGCGACTTCAACGAGCTGCCGCCGGTGTGCGACGAGCGCGCGGCCGCGGGAGCGCCGGAGGCCTGTGACGGCAAGCTGCGTCTGTCCAGCTTCCTGGACGAGCGCGAGAGCAGCAAGGGCACCGAGTTCGAGCAGCCGCCCTACACGCCCAGCGTCATGAAGCCGTTCTACGAGGACTTCGAGCCGTTCATCCCGCTGGCCCGCTACGGCGTGGGCGAGGCGAATCAACGGCCCTACTTCACGCACTCGATGCTCGGTCCGGACGCGGTGAACGACCAGGGCGTGCCCGGCTTCTGGAACCGCACGCTGGACTACCTCTTCATCCGCAAGGGCGAGACGTGGACGGACACGGATGTCATCCAGGAACCCGGCCGGCTCGGAGTCCAGAGCAACGCCCTCCGGCTGTCCGACCACGCCCCCGTGGCCGGCACGTGGAGGCTGCCATGA
- a CDS encoding GMC family oxidoreductase: MKGLLQTAAAGRYSRRDLLKLLGLSGAALAMPTLIGCSDSTEYDYIIIGAGSSGCTLASRLLTDSDARVLLIEAGGTNDREEIRDFTQSYRLTQPGAETDWAFKSEPQAALKGKAQSYSCGRVLGGSSSVNGMVWVLGNRADYDGWAAAGCSGWDFASVLPSFQALSGPIRPSNALTARHTLSQAIVQAAIGLGHPFNEDYNGDNQLGTTYSQLNVVDGIRQDAFSAFVSQHLANPRLTLMMNAWVKRLSFDGAKKLDSVIIDQQGGELSVRARREVIVCTGTIQTPQLLMLSGIGASAELEAHGIPVVANVPGVGKNLHDHLVSVAVRKLRQPEPASHTTTMDVNLFVGNGPRPGSPKFQVQSYYMRYGWGSYPSEALAFGLINLHPTSRGSVKLRSANFRDAPIIDPNFLGTNEDLANQLEGYKLIRQLLGSPGLRDLVEDVEHTPGPDTVTDEQTVEAVRQYSESDFHSVGTCKMGTDELAVVDPQLRVRGVQGLRLASAAIIPVVTSGNTNAPAMMVGDRCGRLILEKA; the protein is encoded by the coding sequence ATGAAAGGGCTTCTCCAGACGGCGGCGGCCGGCCGCTACTCCCGCCGCGACCTGCTGAAGCTGCTGGGTCTCTCGGGCGCGGCGCTCGCGATGCCCACGCTCATCGGGTGCTCGGACTCCACCGAGTACGACTACATCATCATCGGTGCGGGCTCCTCGGGCTGTACGTTGGCCTCCCGGCTCCTCACGGACTCGGACGCGCGCGTGCTGCTCATCGAGGCGGGAGGCACGAACGACCGCGAGGAGATCCGCGACTTCACCCAATCCTACCGGCTGACACAGCCGGGCGCCGAGACCGACTGGGCCTTCAAGTCCGAGCCGCAAGCGGCGTTGAAGGGCAAGGCCCAGTCCTATTCCTGTGGCCGGGTGCTCGGCGGCAGCAGCTCCGTCAACGGCATGGTCTGGGTCCTTGGCAACCGGGCCGACTACGATGGCTGGGCCGCGGCCGGGTGCTCCGGCTGGGACTTCGCCAGCGTCCTGCCCTCCTTCCAGGCCCTGAGCGGGCCGATCCGCCCCTCGAACGCACTGACCGCCCGTCACACGCTGTCCCAGGCCATCGTCCAGGCCGCCATCGGGCTCGGCCACCCCTTCAACGAGGACTACAACGGCGACAACCAGCTGGGCACCACGTACAGCCAGCTCAACGTGGTGGATGGCATCCGCCAGGACGCCTTCTCCGCCTTCGTCTCGCAGCACCTGGCCAACCCCCGGCTCACGCTCATGATGAATGCCTGGGTGAAGCGCCTGTCCTTCGATGGGGCGAAGAAGCTCGACAGCGTCATCATCGACCAGCAGGGCGGAGAGCTGTCCGTGCGGGCCAGGCGCGAGGTCATCGTCTGCACCGGCACCATCCAGACGCCCCAGCTGCTGATGCTCTCGGGCATCGGCGCCTCGGCGGAGCTCGAGGCCCACGGCATCCCCGTGGTGGCCAACGTGCCCGGCGTGGGCAAGAACCTGCACGACCACCTCGTCTCGGTGGCGGTGCGCAAGCTGCGGCAGCCCGAGCCCGCCTCCCACACCACCACCATGGACGTGAACCTCTTCGTCGGCAACGGGCCCCGCCCGGGGTCTCCCAAGTTCCAGGTGCAGTCGTATTACATGCGCTACGGCTGGGGCTCCTATCCCTCCGAGGCGCTCGCCTTCGGCCTCATCAACCTGCACCCCACGAGTCGCGGCAGCGTGAAGCTGCGCTCGGCCAACTTCCGGGATGCCCCCATCATCGACCCGAACTTCCTGGGCACGAACGAGGACCTCGCCAACCAGCTCGAGGGCTACAAGCTCATCCGCCAGCTCCTGGGTTCGCCGGGTCTGCGCGACCTGGTGGAGGACGTGGAGCACACCCCCGGCCCCGACACCGTCACCGATGAGCAGACCGTGGAGGCCGTCCGTCAGTATTCGGAGTCCGACTTCCACTCGGTGGGCACGTGCAAGATGGGCACGGATGAGCTGGCGGTGGTGGATCCGCAACTGCGCGTGCGCGGGGTTCAGGGCCTGCGGCTGGCGAGCGCCGCGATCATTCCCGTCGTTACTTCGGGCAATACCAACGCGCCCGCGATGATGGTCGGAGATCGCTGCGGACGGCTCATCCTCGAGAAGGCCTGA